In Haemophilus parainfluenzae, one genomic interval encodes:
- the envC gene encoding murein hydrolase activator EnvC, whose product MQQSNRRKKILSKLTTLFACGLLGFSSFAQGNDLTQIQKQIKQQESKIAEQKRTQAKLQASLKDQESKINSVVGELRETELSLKEIRKQMAETEKQIKQLEKQERVQKAKLAKQIDAIYRSGVNPSTLERMLSEDAKKAERMKVYYQHLNQVRIDMINNLKATQESLAKQREAISGQQKNHRDQLSTQKKQQQELQKVQQERQSTLNELNKNLTKDQNKLETLKANENALRQEIQRAEQAARQQEQREREALAQKKQEEEKRTSKPYQPTDQERKLINSTSGLGTAARQYSRPVSGPTLHSFGSIQAGEVRWKGMVIGAPTGTAVKAIASGRVILAGHLNGYGYMVIVKHGDSDLSLYGFNQAVFVKQGQLVSAGQTIAQVGNTGELSKPALYFGISRKGVPVNPAGWIK is encoded by the coding sequence ATGCAGCAAAGCAATCGTAGAAAAAAAATCTTATCAAAACTGACCACACTTTTTGCTTGTGGTCTGCTTGGCTTTTCATCTTTCGCGCAAGGCAACGATCTCACTCAAATTCAAAAACAAATTAAACAACAAGAATCGAAGATCGCCGAGCAAAAACGCACACAAGCTAAACTCCAAGCCAGTCTTAAAGATCAAGAAAGCAAAATTAATAGTGTTGTCGGTGAATTACGTGAAACAGAATTAAGCTTAAAAGAAATTCGCAAGCAAATGGCGGAAACCGAAAAGCAAATCAAGCAATTAGAAAAGCAAGAGCGTGTGCAAAAAGCGAAGCTCGCAAAGCAAATAGACGCCATCTATCGCTCAGGTGTAAATCCTTCTACCTTGGAAAGAATGCTTTCAGAAGATGCAAAAAAAGCGGAACGCATGAAAGTGTATTATCAGCACTTAAATCAAGTGCGCATCGATATGATCAACAATCTGAAAGCGACACAAGAGAGTTTAGCGAAACAGCGCGAGGCGATTTCAGGGCAACAAAAAAATCATCGCGATCAACTTTCTACGCAAAAGAAACAGCAGCAAGAATTACAAAAAGTGCAACAAGAACGCCAATCTACGTTAAATGAACTCAACAAAAACTTAACCAAAGATCAGAACAAGCTGGAAACGTTGAAAGCGAATGAAAATGCCCTTCGCCAAGAAATTCAACGTGCAGAACAAGCCGCTCGCCAACAAGAACAACGTGAGCGTGAAGCCCTTGCTCAGAAAAAACAAGAGGAAGAAAAACGGACCTCAAAACCTTATCAACCAACTGATCAAGAACGTAAGTTGATTAACAGCACCAGTGGTTTAGGTACTGCAGCCCGTCAATACAGCCGTCCTGTTTCCGGTCCGACATTGCACTCCTTTGGTTCAATCCAAGCGGGCGAAGTCCGTTGGAAAGGTATGGTTATCGGCGCACCAACGGGTACAGCAGTAAAAGCCATTGCAAGTGGTCGTGTTATTCTAGCGGGTCATCTTAATGGTTATGGTTATATGGTGATTGTGAAACACGGTGATAGCGACTTGAGTTTGTATGGTTTCAACCAAGCGGTATTTGTAAAACAGGGTCAGCTGGTGTCTGCAGGACAAACCATCGCACAAGTAGGGAATACGGGTGAGCTCTCTAAACCGGCGCTTTACTTTGGTATAAGCCGTAAAGGGGTACCTGTGAATCCGGCTGGGTGGATTAAATAA
- a CDS encoding 2,3-diphosphoglycerate-dependent phosphoglycerate mutase codes for MELVFIRHGFSEWNAKNLFTGWRDVNLTERGVEEAKAAGKKLFEKGYEFDIAFTSVLTRAIKTCNIVLEESHQLWIPQVKNWRLNERHYGALQGLDKKATAEQYGDEQVHIWRRSYDISPPDLDPKDPNSAHNDRRYANIPSDVVPNAENLKLTLERALPFWEDQIAPAMLSGKRVLVVAHGNSLRALAKHIIGISDAEIMDFEIPTGQPLVLKLDDKLNYVEHYYL; via the coding sequence ATGGAATTAGTATTCATTCGTCACGGTTTCAGTGAGTGGAACGCAAAAAATTTATTCACCGGTTGGCGTGATGTGAATTTAACCGAGCGCGGCGTAGAAGAAGCAAAAGCAGCAGGTAAAAAATTGTTCGAGAAAGGCTATGAATTTGATATCGCCTTCACCTCTGTTTTAACTCGTGCAATCAAAACCTGTAACATCGTGTTAGAAGAATCTCACCAGTTATGGATTCCTCAAGTGAAAAACTGGCGTTTAAATGAGCGTCACTACGGTGCATTACAAGGCTTAGATAAAAAAGCAACCGCAGAACAATACGGTGACGAACAAGTTCATATCTGGCGTCGTTCTTATGACATTTCGCCTCCAGATTTAGATCCAAAAGATCCAAACTCTGCACATAACGACCGTCGTTATGCAAACATCCCATCTGATGTTGTACCAAACGCAGAAAACTTAAAATTAACCTTAGAACGCGCGTTACCATTCTGGGAAGATCAAATTGCACCAGCAATGCTTTCTGGTAAACGTGTTTTAGTGGTGGCGCACGGTAACTCACTTCGTGCATTAGCAAAACACATCATCGGTATTTCTGATGCGGAAATCATGGATTTTGAAATCCCAACTGGCCAACCATTAGTGTTAAAACTTGACGATAAATTAAACTACGTAGAACACTACTATCTTTAA